The proteins below come from a single Zhouia spongiae genomic window:
- a CDS encoding peptidoglycan-binding protein LysM, whose protein sequence is MRKGTIVLHVIVAVFVLISLGFTYTKKVVVVDEAYVVNEPLKYTVSATGGDITEDTVMPPFLGRSFNGFKEALAFKESGGDYSVVNQFGYMGKYQFGKSTLKLIGIKNTNEFLNDAELQEKAFVANLERNKWVLRNYIKRYAGSVYNGIKVTESGMLAAAHLAGPGAVKKYLLSGGVERFEDGNGVPVTYYMRKFAGYDTSYIVPNKKARI, encoded by the coding sequence ATGAGAAAAGGCACGATTGTTTTACACGTAATAGTTGCCGTTTTTGTATTAATAAGTTTAGGCTTTACTTATACGAAAAAAGTCGTGGTGGTGGATGAGGCGTATGTGGTTAATGAACCGCTTAAGTACACAGTATCTGCTACCGGGGGAGACATTACAGAAGATACGGTCATGCCTCCTTTTTTAGGAAGGTCGTTTAACGGTTTTAAGGAAGCGTTGGCTTTTAAGGAATCGGGAGGAGATTATTCCGTAGTAAACCAGTTTGGGTATATGGGAAAATACCAGTTTGGTAAGTCTACGTTAAAACTTATTGGAATTAAGAATACGAATGAGTTTTTAAATGATGCAGAATTACAGGAAAAAGCATTTGTTGCTAATTTAGAACGCAATAAATGGGTTTTAAGAAATTACATTAAAAGATACGCCGGTAGTGTGTACAACGGTATCAAAGTTACAGAATCTGGAATGTTGGCGGCTGCGCATTTGGCCGGACCCGGAGCAGTGAAAAAATATTTGCTGTCGGGGGGAGTAGAAAGATTTGAAGATGGTAATGGCGTTCCTGTTACGTACTATATGAGAAAGTTTGCGGGGTACGACACCTCGTATATAGTGCCAAACAAGAAGGCTAGAATTTAG
- a CDS encoding sulfurtransferase: MQTTIVSAEWLHDHINDPDLIILDASQNANVSGLVPPYEGKYIPNARFFDLKNVFSDQKSLLPNTVPSPEAFEEGARSLGISNTSKVVVYDNLGIYFSPRVRFLFKVMGHHHVAVLNGGLPAWIESGYETALNLVPHISEEGDFRASFNKEILMNAEEIYKNISSQDHIVIDVRSAERFSGEIPEPRKGIRSGHIPKSYNLPFKKLLKEGKYKSKEALKDEFTKAGINDDTPYVFSCGSGLTACIAMLASELVNDNPVKVYDGSWTEWGQSEYPVEK, from the coding sequence ATGCAAACAACAATCGTATCGGCAGAATGGCTTCATGATCATATAAATGATCCTGACCTTATTATACTTGATGCAAGTCAAAATGCTAATGTTTCCGGCTTGGTGCCTCCTTATGAGGGTAAATACATTCCAAATGCAAGGTTTTTTGATTTGAAGAATGTATTCAGTGACCAGAAAAGCCTGTTGCCAAACACGGTTCCTTCTCCGGAAGCCTTTGAAGAAGGGGCTCGCAGCTTAGGCATCTCAAATACGAGCAAAGTTGTAGTCTATGATAATTTGGGTATATACTTTAGTCCGAGGGTGCGTTTTTTGTTTAAAGTCATGGGGCACCATCATGTAGCAGTTTTAAATGGTGGATTGCCGGCATGGATTGAAAGTGGGTACGAAACAGCATTGAATCTGGTTCCTCATATTTCGGAAGAAGGAGATTTTAGAGCTTCCTTTAATAAGGAGATTTTGATGAATGCAGAAGAGATATATAAAAACATCAGTTCTCAGGATCATATTGTGATTGATGTGCGTTCTGCGGAAAGATTCAGTGGAGAAATTCCCGAGCCACGAAAGGGAATACGCAGCGGACATATCCCAAAGTCATATAATTTACCTTTTAAGAAGCTTTTGAAAGAAGGAAAATATAAATCAAAGGAAGCCCTTAAAGATGAATTTACAAAGGCTGGAATTAATGATGATACCCCATATGTTTTTTCATGTGGTTCCGGTTTAACCGCTTGTATAGCTATGCTGGCCAGTGAACTGGTAAATGATAACCCGGTAAAGGTATATGACGGTTCATGGACCGAATGGGGACAATCGGAATATCCGGTTGAAAAGTAA
- a CDS encoding S1C family serine protease — protein MKRFASLLFVSVLGGVITLGAYKAFVEKDTIVVDSEAIQPKFVTTNYNGATPPNPIADVDFTEAADKTVHSVVHVSNVSVYRSPVSIFDLWRGSGGGEQTRVGTGSGVIISPDGYIVTNNHVIDNASKLQVTLNDNKTYEAELIGSDPSTDIALLKINTGEELPYLAFGNSDNTKVGEWVLAVGNPFNLTSTVTAGIISAKARDLGKNQSFIQTDAAVNPGNSGGALVNTNGDLIGINTAITSQTGSYIGYSFAVPSNIAKKIVEDILEYGDIQEGKLGIYPRELNSLVAEKLHISNSSGIYINKVIEDSGADKAGLKEGDIIIKIDDKSITSNAQLTGFLKSKRPNDRVHVTVLRNGAEKTVPVTLFKDQTYVANSLGFVVKNMSEKDIKKYKTKGVKITNVASAWDGYNFEGKIITHINDEKVDGIDDVKNMLENAEGYRVKVTFINDEGEKESIYFR, from the coding sequence ATGAAACGATTTGCAAGCTTACTATTTGTATCCGTTTTGGGTGGCGTTATTACTCTGGGCGCGTATAAGGCTTTTGTAGAAAAAGATACTATTGTTGTAGACTCGGAAGCCATACAACCAAAATTTGTTACCACTAATTATAACGGAGCTACACCTCCCAATCCAATAGCTGATGTTGATTTTACCGAAGCTGCGGACAAAACCGTGCATTCGGTGGTTCACGTAAGTAATGTATCTGTTTACAGATCGCCTGTAAGTATCTTTGATCTCTGGAGAGGTTCCGGAGGCGGAGAACAAACCCGTGTCGGTACCGGATCCGGGGTTATTATTTCTCCTGACGGTTATATTGTAACAAACAACCACGTAATTGACAATGCGAGTAAACTTCAGGTTACCTTAAATGATAATAAAACCTATGAAGCTGAATTAATAGGAAGCGATCCTTCTACTGATATTGCCTTGCTTAAGATAAATACAGGTGAAGAGTTACCGTATCTTGCTTTCGGAAATTCAGACAACACTAAAGTCGGAGAATGGGTATTGGCAGTTGGTAATCCGTTTAACCTGACATCGACTGTAACTGCAGGTATTATCAGTGCCAAAGCAAGAGACCTGGGCAAGAATCAATCTTTTATTCAGACTGATGCCGCAGTAAATCCGGGTAACAGCGGAGGTGCTTTGGTAAATACCAATGGTGATTTGATAGGGATTAATACAGCCATCACCTCACAAACCGGTTCTTATATAGGATACTCTTTTGCAGTACCTAGCAACATTGCTAAAAAGATTGTTGAGGATATATTAGAATATGGAGATATACAGGAAGGTAAATTAGGGATATATCCCCGAGAATTAAATTCACTGGTTGCTGAAAAACTTCATATTTCTAACAGTTCCGGTATCTACATTAATAAAGTCATCGAAGACTCAGGTGCCGATAAGGCCGGATTGAAGGAAGGGGATATTATTATTAAAATAGATGATAAAAGCATAACTTCGAACGCACAGCTAACCGGATTTTTAAAGTCTAAAAGACCGAACGATCGGGTTCATGTTACCGTATTAAGAAACGGAGCCGAAAAAACAGTTCCTGTAACGCTGTTTAAAGACCAGACGTATGTTGCCAATTCACTTGGTTTTGTGGTTAAGAACATGTCTGAAAAAGATATAAAAAAGTATAAGACTAAAGGAGTGAAGATCACAAATGTAGCATCAGCCTGGGATGGCTATAATTTTGAAGGGAAAATAATCACCCATATTAACGACGAAAAGGTTGATGGTATAGACGATGTGAAAAACATGCTGGAAAACGCAGAAGGTTATCGTGTTAAAGTCACTTTTATAAATGATGAAGGGGAGAAAGAAAGTATTTATTTCAGGTAA
- the mltG gene encoding endolytic transglycosylase MltG codes for MYIRKILVVIALLGVIIGGVIVYKIYSAIFSPNTQFTNDVAYVYIQSDFRFKDVKEQLTPLLKNVNSFEDVADRKGYVNNIRAGKYGIKKGMSNNDIINTLRSNNLPVNVTFNNQESVEKLAGRIAMQIEADSISLVQALNDDEFLSSNNLSDDTALTPYIPNSYEFFWNTSAENFRDRMLKEYNRFWNEERIAKAEKLNLSREEVISLAAVVQKETAKVDERPRVAGVYLNRLKKNMLLQADPTVIFAIKKHRNDFDTVIKRVLYKDLELDSPYNTYKYAGIPPGPITMPDISSIDAVLNAEKHEYLYFVADTHNFGYHKFAKTLSQHNVNKQQYVRWLNKQKINR; via the coding sequence ATGTATATCAGAAAGATATTAGTGGTTATAGCGCTGTTGGGGGTGATTATAGGCGGGGTTATTGTCTATAAGATTTATAGTGCTATTTTTTCTCCGAACACCCAATTTACTAACGATGTGGCATACGTGTATATCCAGAGTGATTTTAGGTTTAAGGATGTGAAAGAACAGTTAACCCCTTTGTTAAAAAACGTTAATTCTTTTGAAGATGTCGCCGATAGAAAAGGCTATGTAAATAATATAAGAGCAGGAAAATACGGAATAAAAAAGGGGATGAGTAATAACGATATAATCAATACCCTAAGAAGCAATAATTTACCTGTAAATGTTACTTTCAATAACCAGGAAAGTGTCGAAAAGCTCGCTGGAAGGATTGCTATGCAAATTGAAGCAGATAGTATTTCTTTAGTGCAGGCATTGAATGATGATGAGTTTCTGAGCTCTAACAATCTGAGTGATGATACGGCTCTCACACCATATATTCCTAATAGCTATGAATTTTTCTGGAATACTTCAGCAGAAAATTTCAGGGACCGGATGTTGAAAGAATACAACAGATTTTGGAACGAAGAAAGAATAGCAAAGGCTGAAAAATTAAACCTATCGAGGGAAGAAGTTATTTCCCTTGCTGCCGTTGTTCAAAAGGAAACGGCCAAGGTTGATGAACGGCCAAGAGTAGCCGGAGTGTATTTAAACAGGCTTAAAAAGAATATGCTTTTACAGGCAGATCCTACAGTCATCTTTGCTATAAAAAAGCATAGAAATGATTTTGACACCGTGATAAAACGGGTGTTATATAAAGATCTGGAATTAGATTCACCATATAACACCTATAAATATGCCGGAATTCCACCAGGCCCGATAACAATGCCCGATATATCTTCTATCGATGCAGTCCTTAATGCCGAGAAACACGAATACCTGTACTTTGTTGCGGACACTCATAATTTCGGTTATCATAAGTTTGCGAAAACACTGAGCCAGCACAATGTAAATAAGCAACAATATGTTCGTTGGTTAAACAAACAGAAAATTAACCGCTAG
- the dnaA gene encoding chromosomal replication initiator protein DnaA yields the protein MNLTAESVWENCLDFIKDNIQPQAYKTWFEPIKSIKLTDNALSIQVPSKFFYEWLEEHYVKLLKVALRRELGENAKLIYIIKMENTYGNKQPFTEKIPSSNRANLQPQELDVPIKKKSPELKNPFIIPGIRNIKIESQLNPNYNFDNFLEGDSNRLARSAGMAVANKPGGTSFNPLLIFGGVGLGKTHLAHAIGVEIKDKHPDKTVLYISAEKFTQQYIESVKKNTRNDFIHFYQLIDVLIIDDVQFFSGKSGTQDVFFHIFNHLHQNGKQVILTSDKAPVDMQDIEQRLLSRFKWGLSAELQSPDYETRVSILNNKLYRDGVEMPEEIIEYVARNIKSNVRELEGAVISLIAQSSFNKKEVTLDLAKQIVEKFVKNTKREVSIDYIQKVISDYFQMDVETLQSKTRKRHIVQARQLAMFFAKKYTKASLASIGSQIGKRDHATVLHACKTVDNLGETDKQFKKYIEDLNKKFSQ from the coding sequence ATGAATCTGACTGCGGAATCGGTATGGGAGAACTGTCTGGATTTTATAAAGGACAACATTCAACCTCAGGCATACAAAACATGGTTTGAACCCATAAAATCGATTAAGCTTACCGACAACGCATTGAGCATTCAGGTACCCAGTAAGTTTTTCTACGAATGGCTGGAAGAACATTACGTAAAACTTTTAAAAGTTGCCTTACGGAGGGAGTTAGGTGAAAATGCCAAATTGATATACATTATCAAGATGGAAAATACTTACGGAAACAAACAACCGTTTACCGAAAAAATCCCTAGTTCAAACAGAGCTAATTTACAGCCTCAGGAGTTAGATGTTCCTATTAAGAAAAAAAGTCCGGAACTAAAGAATCCTTTTATTATCCCGGGCATCAGGAATATAAAAATCGAATCTCAACTAAATCCGAACTATAATTTCGATAATTTTTTAGAAGGTGATTCCAACAGACTTGCCAGATCTGCCGGGATGGCTGTTGCCAATAAACCGGGAGGCACTTCCTTTAATCCGCTGCTGATTTTTGGTGGTGTAGGTCTGGGTAAAACACATTTGGCCCACGCCATCGGTGTTGAGATCAAAGACAAACACCCGGACAAGACCGTTTTATACATTTCTGCTGAAAAATTCACCCAGCAGTATATCGAATCCGTAAAGAAGAATACCCGGAATGACTTTATACATTTCTATCAGCTGATTGATGTTTTAATCATTGATGACGTACAATTCTTTTCAGGAAAGTCCGGTACTCAGGATGTTTTCTTCCATATATTCAATCATTTACACCAGAATGGAAAACAAGTAATCCTTACATCCGACAAGGCTCCTGTCGACATGCAGGACATCGAGCAACGTTTATTATCACGGTTTAAGTGGGGGTTATCGGCAGAGTTACAAAGTCCGGATTACGAGACCAGGGTTTCTATCCTGAACAACAAACTTTACCGTGACGGGGTTGAGATGCCCGAGGAGATCATAGAATATGTTGCCCGTAACATCAAGTCTAATGTAAGAGAATTGGAAGGAGCTGTTATTTCCCTTATTGCCCAGTCATCCTTCAACAAAAAGGAAGTTACGCTGGATTTGGCCAAACAAATTGTCGAAAAATTTGTAAAGAACACAAAAAGGGAAGTTTCAATCGATTATATACAAAAGGTGATTTCCGACTATTTCCAGATGGACGTAGAAACCCTTCAGTCGAAAACCAGAAAACGCCATATCGTCCAAGCCCGTCAATTAGCCATGTTCTTTGCTAAAAAATACACCAAGGCATCTCTGGCTAGTATCGGATCGCAAATAGGCAAGAGAGATCACGCTACTGTATTGCACGCATGTAAAACTGTTGACAATCTGGGCGAAACCGACAAGCAATTCAAGAAGTACATCGAAGACCTCAATAAAAAATTCTCTCAATAA
- a CDS encoding GNAT family N-acetyltransferase produces the protein MVNLKGNKVFLRALEPEDIGFLYKLENDTSVWEVSETVAPYSKFVLEEYLANAHRDIYEVKQLRLAINTVSNELIGFIDLFEFDPKNKRAGVGIIILDDRHKRKGMGEEALKLLISYSFNHLDLHQLYCNIAADNQASIFLFEKLGFEKIGIKRDWKWTSRGYLDEIMYQKIKK, from the coding sequence ATGGTAAATCTAAAAGGGAATAAAGTATTCTTAAGGGCCTTGGAGCCTGAAGATATCGGCTTCCTGTATAAACTGGAAAATGATACTTCTGTATGGGAGGTAAGTGAAACGGTAGCCCCGTATTCTAAGTTTGTTCTGGAAGAATATTTGGCAAACGCACACAGAGATATATACGAGGTAAAGCAGCTGCGTCTGGCTATAAATACTGTTTCAAATGAGTTGATCGGGTTTATCGACCTCTTCGAATTTGATCCGAAAAACAAGCGGGCCGGAGTAGGGATCATTATCTTGGATGATCGGCACAAACGGAAAGGAATGGGGGAAGAAGCCCTGAAGTTGTTGATTTCTTACAGTTTTAACCATTTAGACCTGCATCAGTTGTATTGCAATATAGCAGCTGATAATCAGGCAAGTATATTCCTTTTCGAAAAGCTTGGTTTTGAGAAGATTGGAATAAAAAGAGATTGGAAATGGACTTCCAGGGGGTATTTAGATGAAATAATGTATCAAAAAATCAAGAAATAA
- a CDS encoding NADP-dependent glyceraldehyde-3-phosphate dehydrogenase, producing the protein MKTQTAEIPEEFQIDNLLNQDTYLVNGQLKKWSGKTTPVYSTIHTVNENGEYAPTLLGSIPYMTEPEANEALEAACDAFDKGKGLWPTMKVADRIECMERFVRQMEKQRDPIVKYLMWEIGKNLSDSQKEFDRTVEYIYDTIEEYKQLDRDCAKFEKRDGVYAHIRRGPLGVVLCLGPYNYPLNETFALLIPAIIMGNTTIFKPAKHGVLLLSPLLEAFKSSFPKGVVNIVYGRGREVAAPIMQSGRIDVLALIGNSKSAVALQDQHPYKNRLRLVLGLEAKNPAIVLSDADLDLTINECIAGALSFNGQRCTALKLVYVQEKIVDEFNRRFAERVDALKFGNPWEEGVQLTPLPEPGKPQYIKGLIDDALAKGASILNEKGGEITENYIYPAVLYPVTKEMRVYEEEQFGPVIPVIPFKNIEEPIDDIASSNYGQQVSLFGKDIRTIAPLIDNLVNLVCRVNLNSSCQRGPDVYPFTGRKDSAVSTLSVHDALRSFSIRTFVASKDTVYNNRILEDLLGSKASNFVSTDYIL; encoded by the coding sequence ATGAAAACACAAACTGCCGAAATCCCGGAAGAATTTCAAATAGATAACCTGCTAAACCAAGATACTTACTTGGTTAATGGACAGCTGAAAAAATGGTCCGGAAAAACAACTCCGGTTTATTCTACCATTCATACGGTTAATGAAAATGGAGAATATGCTCCAACATTATTGGGCTCTATTCCTTATATGACCGAACCTGAAGCTAACGAAGCCCTAGAGGCGGCATGTGATGCATTTGATAAAGGAAAAGGACTATGGCCTACCATGAAGGTAGCCGACAGGATAGAGTGCATGGAGCGCTTTGTACGGCAAATGGAAAAGCAACGAGACCCTATTGTAAAATATCTTATGTGGGAAATAGGAAAAAATTTGTCCGACTCGCAAAAGGAATTTGACAGAACGGTTGAATATATTTACGATACTATAGAGGAATATAAACAACTGGATCGCGACTGTGCAAAGTTTGAAAAAAGAGACGGGGTTTATGCTCATATCCGAAGAGGTCCATTAGGCGTAGTGCTTTGCCTTGGGCCATATAACTATCCTCTGAATGAAACATTTGCTTTGTTGATTCCTGCAATCATTATGGGGAATACGACTATTTTTAAACCGGCTAAACATGGCGTTTTATTACTATCACCACTGTTAGAGGCTTTTAAAAGCAGCTTTCCTAAAGGGGTGGTAAATATTGTATATGGCAGAGGTAGAGAAGTAGCTGCTCCGATAATGCAATCAGGGAGAATAGATGTGCTTGCCTTGATAGGAAACAGCAAATCTGCAGTAGCATTACAAGATCAGCATCCGTATAAAAATCGCTTGCGTCTTGTGCTGGGACTTGAAGCTAAGAATCCTGCCATCGTGCTTTCAGATGCCGATTTAGACCTGACGATTAATGAATGTATTGCCGGAGCCTTATCGTTTAACGGACAGCGTTGTACTGCATTGAAATTAGTTTATGTTCAGGAAAAAATTGTAGATGAATTTAACAGGCGTTTTGCTGAGAGGGTAGATGCACTGAAATTCGGAAATCCCTGGGAAGAGGGGGTACAGCTGACACCACTTCCGGAACCGGGAAAACCTCAGTACATCAAGGGCCTGATTGATGATGCACTGGCAAAAGGGGCCAGCATACTTAATGAGAAAGGTGGAGAGATCACTGAAAATTATATTTATCCGGCAGTACTTTATCCTGTAACCAAGGAAATGCGTGTTTATGAAGAAGAACAGTTTGGCCCGGTGATCCCGGTGATTCCTTTTAAAAATATAGAAGAACCTATAGACGATATTGCAAGCTCAAATTACGGACAACAGGTAAGTTTGTTTGGTAAAGATATAAGAACCATAGCCCCCTTAATCGATAATTTGGTTAATCTTGTATGCAGAGTTAATCTCAATAGCTCATGTCAACGAGGACCGGATGTGTATCCGTTTACTGGAAGAAAAGATTCTGCCGTGAGTACTTTAAGTGTTCACGATGCCTTGCGTTCTTTCTCCATCAGGACTTTCGTGGCATCAAAAGATACGGTATATAACAATAGAATTCTTGAAGATCTATTAGGAAGCAAAGCTTCAAACTTTGTTAGCACAGATTATATTTTGTAA
- a CDS encoding low molecular weight protein-tyrosine-phosphatase, which yields MEKKILMVCLGNICRSPLAEGILKHKVNPEKIFVDSAGTAGYHVGEKPDPRSVAIAEHYHINISDQRCRQFKVSDFDAFDHIYVMDKSNYHNVLKLARNDEDKSKVDLILNAISPGKNMEVPDPYYGGDQGFDNVFRMLDMACDIIAGKL from the coding sequence ATGGAAAAAAAGATTCTAATGGTGTGCCTTGGGAACATTTGCAGATCACCATTAGCGGAAGGGATATTGAAGCACAAAGTGAATCCTGAAAAGATTTTTGTTGATTCGGCCGGAACAGCCGGTTATCACGTCGGGGAAAAGCCCGATCCCAGATCCGTGGCCATTGCAGAACACTACCATATTAATATCTCCGATCAACGTTGCAGGCAATTTAAGGTTTCGGATTTTGATGCATTCGATCATATTTACGTGATGGATAAAAGTAATTATCACAACGTATTGAAGCTTGCCCGAAATGATGAGGACAAAAGCAAAGTTGACCTTATTTTAAATGCCATCAGCCCTGGCAAAAACATGGAAGTACCCGACCCTTATTACGGAGGGGATCAAGGCTTTGATAATGTTTTCAGAATGCTGGATATGGCTTGTGACATTATAGCCGGCAAGCTCTAA
- a CDS encoding SAM-dependent methyltransferase, translating into MNTQLGKVYLIPTTLGDVEPLEVLPLSIKRSIEAINHYVVENEKTARAFIKKIAPKKSQPGLKIQLLNKYTDTNELPSFLDPCLEGHHLGVISEAGCPGVADPGAEIVNIAHRKNIQVIPLVGPSSILLALMASGMNGQSFAFNGYLPIDKGEKKSEIKKIEKRSKELKQSQIFIETPYRNNKLLSDFLSILNPHTKLCVACDLTLPSEFIKTQAVSNWKHTEIDLHKRPCIFIFQA; encoded by the coding sequence TTGAATACGCAACTAGGGAAAGTATATTTGATTCCTACTACTCTTGGCGATGTAGAACCGTTGGAAGTTTTGCCTTTATCCATTAAACGCTCCATAGAGGCCATTAATCATTACGTAGTTGAAAATGAAAAAACGGCCAGGGCATTTATTAAAAAAATAGCTCCTAAAAAATCTCAACCCGGATTAAAAATTCAGTTGCTTAACAAATACACTGACACGAATGAACTGCCGTCTTTTTTGGATCCATGCCTCGAAGGCCATCATCTGGGTGTTATTTCAGAAGCAGGATGCCCCGGTGTGGCAGATCCGGGAGCAGAAATTGTAAATATTGCACATCGAAAAAACATTCAGGTAATACCATTGGTAGGCCCTTCTTCCATATTACTGGCATTAATGGCCAGTGGCATGAATGGCCAGAGTTTTGCCTTTAACGGTTACCTTCCCATTGACAAGGGAGAAAAGAAATCTGAGATAAAAAAGATTGAAAAGCGATCCAAAGAACTTAAACAATCACAGATATTCATAGAAACCCCATATAGAAACAATAAGCTATTGAGTGATTTTTTAAGCATCCTCAACCCTCATACCAAATTATGTGTAGCCTGCGACCTGACATTACCCTCAGAGTTCATTAAAACACAAGCTGTTTCTAATTGGAAGCATACTGAAATAGACCTACATAAACGACCCTGTATCTTTATTTTCCAGGCATAA
- the dapF gene encoding diaminopimelate epimerase, with amino-acid sequence MTIQFYKYQGTGNDFVMIDNRSMEFPKNNTKLINHLCDRRFGIGADGLILLENDESADFKMVYYNADGNESTMCGNGGRCLVAFAKFLRVIDKEAAFNAVDGLHNAVIEGDIVKLQMIDVEAVESFDNHVFLNTGSPHHVQQVEGLERFDVKKEGARLRYGKYGESGSNINFVEQAGTDIFSVRTYERGVEDETFSCGTGVTAVAIAMYVKEKTDATQITLNTPGGQLKVSFEDRDGVFENVFLQGPAKQVFKGVVEW; translated from the coding sequence ATGACGATACAGTTTTATAAATATCAAGGAACGGGAAATGATTTTGTTATGATTGACAATCGTTCAATGGAATTTCCCAAAAATAATACCAAACTGATTAATCACCTTTGCGACAGAAGATTTGGCATTGGTGCCGACGGATTAATTCTCCTGGAAAATGATGAATCAGCAGATTTTAAAATGGTCTATTACAATGCAGATGGTAATGAGAGTACCATGTGTGGAAACGGAGGCCGTTGTTTGGTGGCTTTTGCTAAATTTTTAAGAGTGATCGACAAAGAAGCTGCTTTTAATGCAGTTGATGGTCTTCATAATGCCGTAATTGAAGGCGACATCGTCAAACTACAAATGATTGATGTAGAGGCAGTAGAAAGTTTCGATAATCATGTTTTTTTAAATACAGGTTCTCCGCATCATGTGCAGCAGGTTGAAGGATTAGAGCGTTTTGATGTTAAAAAAGAGGGCGCCAGACTCCGTTATGGAAAGTATGGTGAAAGCGGAAGTAATATTAATTTTGTAGAACAAGCCGGGACTGACATTTTTTCAGTAAGAACTTATGAAAGAGGGGTAGAAGATGAAACTTTTTCATGCGGTACAGGGGTTACAGCAGTGGCGATCGCTATGTATGTTAAAGAGAAGACAGATGCGACTCAAATAACATTAAATACTCCCGGCGGACAATTAAAGGTGTCTTTTGAGGACAGGGACGGAGTTTTTGAAAATGTGTTTTTACAAGGACCGGCCAAACAAGTATTTAAAGGAGTTGTGGAATGGTAA